A single window of Prionailurus viverrinus isolate Anna chromosome F1, UM_Priviv_1.0, whole genome shotgun sequence DNA harbors:
- the FASLG gene encoding tumor necrosis factor ligand superfamily member 6 — protein sequence MQQPLNYPYPQIYWVDSRASSPWGPPGSVLPCPSSVPGRPGQRRPPPPPPPTLPPLPPPPPLPPLPLPPLKTRRDHNTGLCLLVMFFMVLVALVGLGLGMFQLFHLQKELAELRESTSQKHVASSLEKQIGQLNPPSEKRELRKVAHLTGKPNSRSIPLEWEDTYGIALVSGVKYKKGGLVINDTGMYFVYSKVNFRGQSCNNQPLNHKVYMRNSKYPQDLVLMEGKMMNYCTTGQMWARSSYLGAVFNLTSADHLYVNVSELSLVSFEESKTFFGLYKL from the exons ATGCAGCAGCCCCTGAATTACCCATACCCCCAAATCTACTGGGTGGACAGCAGGGCCAGTTCTCCCTGGGGCCCTCCAGGGTCGGTCCTCCCTTGTCCATCCTCTGTGCCAGGAAGGCCTGGACAAAGGAGGCCACCACCGCCGCCACCACCAACACTACCACCACTGCCACCGCCACCACCGCTGCCCCCACTGCCATTGCCACCTCTGAAGACGAGGAGGGACCACAACACAGGGCTGTGTCTTCTTGTGATGTTTTTCATGGTTCTGGTGGCCCTGGTTGGACTGGGGCTGGGGATGTTTCAGCTCTTCCACCTCCAGAAGGAGCTGGCTGAACTCAGAGAG TCCACCAGCCAAAAGCATGTAGCATCATCTTTGGAGAAGCAAATAG GTCAACTCAATCCACCCTCTGAAAAAAGGGAGCTGAGAAAAGTGGCCCATTTAACAG GCAAGCCCAACTCAAGATCCATCCCTCTGGAATGGGAAGACACATATGGAATTGCCCTTGTCTCTGGGGTGAAGTATAAGAAGGGTGGCCTTGTGATCAATGACACTGGGATGTACTTTGTATATTCCAAAGTGAACTTCAGGGGTCAGTCCTGCAACAACCAACCCCTGAACCACAAGGTCTACATGAGGAACTCTAAGTATCCCCAGGACCTGGTGCTGATGGAAGGGAAGATGATGAACTACTGCACTACTGGCCAGATGTGGGCCCGCAGCAGCTACCTGGGGGCAGTATTCAATCTCACCAGTGCTGACCATTTATATGTCAATGTATCTGAATTATCTCTGGTCAGTTTTGAGGAATCTAAGACATTTTTTGGCTTATATAAGCTCTAA